A genomic region of Saccopteryx bilineata isolate mSacBil1 chromosome 1, mSacBil1_pri_phased_curated, whole genome shotgun sequence contains the following coding sequences:
- the LOC136323084 gene encoding zinc finger BED domain-containing protein 4-like, producing MENDQDTHPKRDGAFVSDKINFKIEKEDDGISNHSLERMDFKIEHEDRKAADSGDELAEIGEVSYSCRPPGKCFPSDHEDDYGALFSQYSSTLYDVAMEAVTQSLLSSRNMSSRKKSPAWKHFFISPRDSTKAVCVYCMKEFSRGKNEKDLSTSCLMRHVRRAHPTALIQEDGSVSALASRTPSALLLPPQPAHVGDLDTRMSPIKLVQKMVPKISSPDQVVLEESVSVVSSEISDVSISEKYSQEDALVGPSPPTPVPQYDDSVESGPEKSLPLPKSTSGSRRWSAVWKHFYLSPLDSSKAVCIHCMNEFSRGKNGKDLGTSCLIRHMWRAHRAIVLQEKARGASMPPHYSAPPTLLSILPPPEGDPSSMSSSPGKLVQESASASSSPDQLIEDLQVCLNPEDTLREDASVLSSFDDTSVASSPEKQQGYGSNPHVFESGAVFQQNKKVMKRLKSEVWHHFSLAPMDSLKAMCRHCGCVISRGKKGDVGTSCLMRHLYRRHPEVVGNQKGFLGSSLANSPYATLASAESSSSKLTDLPTVVTKNPVLFPVHSKKTSKLWNHFSVCSADPTKVVCLHCGRTISRGKKPTNLGTSCLLRHLQRFHGSVLKTDVPKTTLPSPPGIHVPLSTELSGASSFDDTDEKFYDSHPVAKKITSLIAEMIALDLQPYSFVDNVGFNRLLEYLKPQYSLPSPSYFSRTAIPGMYDNVKQIILSHLKEAESGVVHFTSAIWMSNQTREYLTLTAHWVTFESSVRPHCEDYHCSALLDVSQIDCDYSGNSIQKQLECWWEAWVTSTGLQVGITVTDNPSIGKTLNEGEYSSVQCFSHTVNLIVTEAIKSQRMVQNLLSIARKICERVLRSHKAKEKLAELQKEYELPPHHLIQDVPSKWNTSFHMLERLIEQKRAINEMSIECNFRELISCDQWEVMQSVCHALKPFDAASREMSSHMSTLSQVIPMIHILNRKIEMLFEETMGIDTMLKSLKEAMVSRLSATLHDPRYIFATLLDPRYKASLFSEEEAEQYKQDLIRELEMLNSTSVSYGCDPVSPSRDSDGDESLWSLMAKIKKKDPRKKTKMPEAMVLAYLEEEVLEHSCDPLTYWNLKKSAWPGLSALAVRFLGCPPSIIPSERLFSTPTENGSFGQSRLMMEHFEKLIFLKVNLPLIYFQY from the coding sequence ATGGAGAATGATCAGGACACCCATCCCAAAAGAGATGGTGCTTTTGTTtctgacaaaataaattttaaaatagaaaaggaagatgaTGGAATTTCGAATCACAGTTTGGAAAGAATGGACTTTAAAATTGAACATGAGGACAGGAAGGCAGCCGACAGTGGTGACGAACTGGCAGAGATTGGAGAAGTGAGCTATAGCTGTAGACCCccaggaaagtgttttccctccGACCACGAGGACGACTACGGGGCTCTGTTCTCCCAGTACAGCAGCACGTTATACGATGTTGCCATGGAGGCTGTGACACAGAGCCTCCTGTCCAGCCGCAACATGAGCTCCAGGAAGAAGTCCCCAGCCTGGAAGCATTTCTTCATCTCTCCTCGGGACAGCACGAAGGCGGTGTGTGTGTACTGCATGAAGGAGTTCAGCCGCGGCAAGAACGAAAAGGACTTGAGCACCAGCTGTCTCATGCGGCACGTGAGGAGGGCGCACCCCACGGCGCTCATCCAGGAAGATGGCAGTGTGTCTGCCTTGGCCTCCCGCACCCCCTCTGCATTGCTGCTCCCACCACAGCCAGCACACGTTGGAGACCTAGACACCAGAATGTCACCCATCAAACTTGTCCAGAAAATGGTCCCTAAGATCTCATCTCCTGATCAGGTGGTGCTGGAAGAATCTGTGTCTGTCGTGTCTTCTGAAATCTCCGACGTGTCCATCTCTGAGAAGTACAGCCAGGAAGATGCCCTGGTGGGGccatccccacccacccctgtaCCCCAGTATGATGACTCTGTGGAGAGTGGGCCAGAAAAGAGCCTCCCACTTCCCAAGAGCACCTCCGGGTCCCGAAGGTGGTCTGCGGTCTGGAAGCACTTCTACCTGTCACCTCTGGACAGTTCCAAGGCCGTCTGCATTCACTGCATGAATGAGTTCAGCAGAGGGAAGAACGGGAAAGACCTGGGCACCAGCTGCCTCATCAGGCACATGTGGCGGGCACACCGTGCCATCGTGCTGCAGGAGAAGGCTCGGGGTGCGAGCATGCCGCCCCACTACTCTGCGCCCCCCACTCTGCTGTCTATCCTCCCACCTCCCGAAGGAGATCCAAGCTCCATGTCCTCATCGCCAGGAAAGCTGGTCCAAGAGTCTGCCTCGGCATCCTCCTCCCCAGATCAGCTGATTGAGGACCTGCAGGTGTGTCTGAACCCTGAGGATACACTGAGGGAAGATGCATCGGTGCTGTCGTCTTTTGATGACACCTCAGTGGCGTCGTCTCCTGAAAAGCAGCAAGGTTATGGGTCGAACCCTCACGTGTTTGAGTCTGGTGCTGTATTCCAACAGAATAAAAAGGTGATGAAGAGACTGAAGTCAGAAGTTTGGCATCACTTTTCGCTAGCCCCTATGGACAGTCTGAAGGCGATGTGCAGACATTGCGGTTGTGTCATCAGTCGTGGGAAGAAGGGTGATGTGGGCACTAGTTGTCTGATGAGACATCTCTACAGACGCCACCCGGAAGTTGTTGGGAACCAAAAGGGCTTCCTGGGGTCCAGTTTGGCAAATTCTCCGTATGCCACCTTGGCTTCTGCAGAAAGTTCCTCCTCCAAGTTAACTGACCTGCCAACAGTGGTCACAAAAAATCCAGTACTATTCCCCGTTCACAGCAAAAAGACCTCCAAGTTGTGGAATCATTTTTCCGTCTGTTCTGCAGACCCCACGAAAGTTGTGTGCTTACACTGTGGTCGGACGATAAGCAGGGGGAAGAAGCCAACTAACTTGGGCACCAGTTGTCTTCTGAGGCACTTACAGAGGTTCCACGGCAGCGTGCTGAAGACCGATGTCCCCAAAACCACGCTGCCCTCTCCTCCGGGCATCCATGTGCCCCTGAGTACAGAATTGTCAGGAGCTTCTTCCTTTGATGACACCGATGAGAAGTTTTATGATTCTCATCCAGTTGCCAAAAAGATAACAAGTCTCATAGCTGAAATGATTGCACTTGATCTTCAACCATATTCTTTTGTAGACAATGTTGGCTTTAACAGGCTGCTCGAATACTTGAAACCTCAGTACTCTTTGCCCTCCCCTTCCTACTTCTCCAGGACAGCTATCCCAGGAATGTACGATAATGTGAAACAGATCATTCTGTCACACCTTAAGGAGGCTGAGAGTGGCGTGGTCCACTTCACGTCTGCAATATGGATGAGTAACCAGACCCGGGAGTACCTGACCCTCACCGCTCACTGGGTCACCTTTGAGTCGTCAGTCCGGCCGCACTGTGAGGACTACCACTGTTCAGCACTGTTGGACGTGTCCCAGATTGACTGCGACTATAGTGGGAACAGCATTCAGAAGCAGCTGGAATGTTGGTGGGAGGCCTGGGTGACATCCACTGGCCTCCAGGTTGGCATTACGGTGACTGATAATCCCAGCATAGGAAAGACGCTGAATGAAGGGGAGTACTCCAGCGTGCAGTGCTTCAGTCACACGGTGAATCTCATTGTCACTGAGGCCATTAAAAGCCAGAGAATGGTCCAGAATTTACTCAGCATTGCTCGGAAGATATGTGAGCGGGTTCTTCGCTCACACAAAGCAAAAGAGAAACTGGCCGAGCTGCAGAAGGAGTATGAACTGCCACCACACCATCTTATTCAGGACGTGCCGTCCAAATGGAACACATCATTTCACATGCTTGAACGGCTCATTGAACAGAAGAGGGCAATTAATGAGATGTCCATTGAGTGTAATTTCAGAGAACTGATTAGTTGTGACCAGTGGGAGGTCATGCAGTCCGTGTGTCACGCGCTGAAGCCCTTTGATGCTGCGAGTCGTGAGATGAGCAGCCACATGTCCACCCTTAGCCAGGTCATCCCCATGATCCACATCCTGAACAGAAAGATTGAGATGCTGTTTGAGGAGACGATGGGCATCGACACCATGCTGAAATCTCTGAAGGAAGCCATGGTGAGCCGATTGTCCGCCACCCTCCACGACCCCAGGTACATCTTTGCTACACTGTTGGACCCTCGTTACAAAGCCTCCCTGTTCTCCGAGGAGGAGGCGGAGCAGTACAAGCAGGATTTAATCAGGGAACTAGAAATGCTGAATTCTACCTCTGTCTCCTATGGGTGTGATCCAGTCTCCCCATCAAGAGACTCTGATGGGGATGAGAGCCTGTGGTCCCTTATGgccaagataaaaaagaaagaccctagaaaaaagacaaagatgccTGAGGCCATGGTGCTCGCATACCTGGAGGAGGAGGTGCTTGAACACAGCTGTGACCCGCTCACCTACTGGAACCTAAAGAAGTCGGCCTGGCCGGGCCTCTCAGCCTTAGCTGTCAGGTTTCTGGGCTGTCCCCCAAGTATCATCCCTTCAGAAAGGCTGTTCAGCACACCCACCGAGAACGGTAGCTTTGGCCAGTCCAGGCTCATGATggaacattttgaaaaacttatCTTTTTGAAAGTGAATCTTCCGTTAATATACTTTCAGTATTGA